From the Methanoculleus sp. SDB genome, the window AAATCGAAAATTCGGGAAATATCCACGAAAACACCGTATCCCGCTGTCATGGCGAAGAACCTGCACGGGAAAAGGAGGGACCCTCCCCGGGTCCGGGGCACTCCTCTTCCGGGCAGGCGTTTCTCATACCCGATCCCTTCCGGTTTCTTTTTACAAAAATCCTTGTTTTCCGTTATACTCCGGGGGTGCGGCGGCCCGGGTCCGGAGACGGGATGCGATAACGAGGCGGCGGCGCCTGCTATTTCCGGGGCAGCATATACAGTCCCATCAGGTTCGCATGGATATCCCACATTTCATCGGCATCAATACCCTTTGCTTCCATCAGCTGTGACACCACGGCGTCGGCAAATATCCACGCGGCAGTCTCAAAAAAAGTGCCGAGAGGTGCAAAAAGGGTGCAGCCTTCGTCTGCGCACCGCCGGAGAAACAGATCACACGGGAAGTGAATGATGCAGTCGGCAATCTCTCCGACGGGAGAGTCCGCCTTGCCCGTGATCAGGCATATTCGGGCGCCGCCCGTATTTTTCGCATCCGCCGCATAATCAGCTGCAATTCCTGTTCCCCCGGAACGGGAAAAGACAACCACCACGTCACCATCCAAACCGTATTTTCGGATATCGGGCAGAATGCTCTCACCCACAACAAAGGTGGGGATCCCCAGATGGATCAGCCTCATCGCAAATGCGCTTGCCACAAGCCCCGACCGCCCGAGACCGAGTGTGAAAACGCGGCGGGCCCGGAGAATTTCGGTTACGAACGCCTCGATCCCGGCACCGGCAAGGGACCCGGTAATCCGGGTCAGATTCTCCGCCATCAGGAGCATCATATCCTTCACAAAGGACTCGGACGGTTCTCCCCGAAGACGAGTGCTCATGATATTCCTGTTAGCGTCCTGCACTACTAATGATTGCCATGATTCGAAAGTACCGGCACATGGAACCATGCGAATAATATATGCTGCGCTCCAATCGCTGTGGTGATCATTCATGGCTGAACTCACCGATGAGATGAAAGAGATGTTTCAGAAGGCCTCCGTCTACCCGCTTGCGACGGCATCACGAGCCGGGGAGCCGAACGTCGCCCCGATGAAATCGGTCTGGCTCGCTGATGACCGGACGATCTGGATTGCCGACAATTACATGAAAAAAAGCCTCGCCAACATGATCGAAAACCCGCGTGCCGCCATCTATGTCTGGGGCCCTGAGACGAACGGATGCCTCCAGATCAAAGGTGATGCCAGCATCGTCGCATCGGGCCCGGATTATGAGACCATGCGGGCACGGGTAAAAGCAATCTCCGAGAGGTTTCCCGCGAAATCACTCGTGGTGCTGAAGATCACCGGTGTGTTTACCTGTGCGCCGGGCGACGAAGCGGGCAGGCAGCTGCTCTGAAACCCCTGCACGGCAGCAAACCAGATGAAGTATCTGAGCGTCTGCCTTCGGCGGTGCACCGCCGGACGGTAATGACGGGGATATCCCGATGCTCCGAAGAAGACTGAAAAAATCCGGCCGAATGCTATCCATTCTTGGATTCGGATGCATGCGGCTCCCGGAGACGCCCGACGGCCGCATCGATGAGGAAACGGCGACCTCCATGGTGCGTTATGCGATCGACAACGGTGTCAATTATTTCGACACGGGGTATACCTACCACAACGGGGAGAGCGAACCGTTTCTCGGGAGGGCACTCCGGGAGGGGTATCGCGAACGGGTCAGCATCGCAACAAAACTCCCCGTCTGGAAGATCGAATCGCGGGAGGATATGGACCGGTATCTCGATGAACAGCTTGCACGGCTCAGGACAGACCATATCGATTTCTACCTGCTCCACGGCCTCGGGCGGAGATTGTGGGAAAAAATGCAGGATCTCGGTGTCACGGAATTTCTGGACTGCGCCCTTGACGACGGCAGGATTTGCCATGCCGGTTTTTCATTCCATGATTCGGAGCGTGTATTCCGGAGAATCGTCGACTCCTACGACTGGACATTCTGCCAGATCCAGTTCAATTTTATGGATACGGCGTATCAGGCCGGGACCGCCGGCCTCCGGTACGCGGCGGAACAGGGACTCGGCGTTGTCGTGATGGAGCCGCTCAGGGGAGGACTGCTCGCGAAGCCCCTTGCCGGGGCCGACAGAATCCGGTCCGAATCGGGATTTCACGGGACGGCGGCGGAATGGGGGCTCCGGTGGGTGTGGGATCATCCGGA encodes:
- a CDS encoding aldo/keto reductase; translation: MLRRRLKKSGRMLSILGFGCMRLPETPDGRIDEETATSMVRYAIDNGVNYFDTGYTYHNGESEPFLGRALREGYRERVSIATKLPVWKIESREDMDRYLDEQLARLRTDHIDFYLLHGLGRRLWEKMQDLGVTEFLDCALDDGRICHAGFSFHDSERVFRRIVDSYDWTFCQIQFNFMDTAYQAGTAGLRYAAEQGLGVVVMEPLRGGLLAKPLAGADRIRSESGFHGTAAEWGLRWVWDHPEVTVVLSGMSTQEQVRQNILYADSGRPNTLTDRELAVYDEIRSLYRKRTKVPCTQCGYCMPCPSGVDIPACLAIYNDAYMYDDRETARFVYRVFSRSGGDAARCRDCGICEDLCPQHISIRQVLADERKLLEE
- a CDS encoding pyridoxamine 5-phosphate oxidase is translated as MAELTDEMKEMFQKASVYPLATASRAGEPNVAPMKSVWLADDRTIWIADNYMKKSLANMIENPRAAIYVWGPETNGCLQIKGDASIVASGPDYETMRARVKAISERFPAKSLVVLKITGVFTCAPGDEAGRQLL